CCCGTCGGGGAAGTGCCCGCAGAAGATGATCGCGAACGCCCAGAGGTTGCGGATCAGGTTGGCGCCGATGTTCGCGGTCAGCGTCAGCGGCGCCAGCGGGCCGGTGAGCAACGGGAAGACGACGTAGTCCTTCCCCGCCTGGCGGGCGGTCTTGCGCAGCATCGGGGCCACCAGCGGGCGGACGTCGGCCCAGGAACGCCGGCCCTGCAGGATCCGGTCGACCTCGAGGTCGTGCAGCATGATGCCGTATTCGAAGAACAACGCCTGCGCCGCGGCGTAGATCGGGTTGCCGAGGTAGTACGGGTGCCATTCCTGGTCCTCGCTGATCCGCAGGATGCCGTAACCGACGTCGCGGTCCTTGCCGAGGATGTTGGTGTAGGTGTGGTGCATGAAGTTGTGCGAGCGGCGCCACTGCTCGCCCGGGCACACCATGTCCCATTCGAAGGTCCGCGAGTTCAGCGCGGGATCCTTCATCCAGTCGTATTGGCCGTGCATGACGTTGTGGCCGATCTCCATGTTGTCGAGGATCTTCGACACCGCCAGCGCGGCGACCCCGCCGAACCAGGCGGGCGGGAACCAGCCGGCGAACAGCAGTGCCCGGCCCGACACCTCGCACAGCCGCTGCGCCGCGACGACGCCGCGGATGTAGCCGGCGTCGGCCGCGCCGAGATCCTCGACCACCCGCCGGCGCAGAGTGTCCAGTTCCTTGCCGATCTGCGCGATTTCTTCCGGGTCGAGTTCGGTGGTCGTCGTGGTCACGGCACATCTCCTCGGGTTGGCACGGTGTCGGACCCCGGATCAGGTGATGTGCGTCCACCATCCGGCGGAACTCGGAACGGCGACGATTTCGGACGGCGGCATTGCCGGTCCCCTCGGCCCGCTGGAATTCGCGGTCGCCGAGGTCCGGGGCACGAGCACCCAGCGTAGATCCGCCGGCCGGCGAAGTAGTCGACCAGGCGGGTGGTGCGGGGAGACGTTCCGCACTCCGCTTCGCAGCCCCGCCGCGGGGGCTACCATGGAGAGTCCGGCTGCGTTGACACCGCGTCAGCCGGAGGCGCGCGTCCCGCCCCGACCCCCGGCGGCGCCACCGGCAGCCGATACCGGCGGAGGACAGATGACCACTGCGACCTCTCGATGCCCCAGCTGCCCACGCCCGTCTCCGCGCCGATGAGGCGCGCCGCGCCACGACCACTCCCGGAGACCGGCTACGAGCTCACCCGCGACCAGCGCTACCACGGTGCCCGGGTGGTGGCGTCGGCGGCGATCGACGCCGAAGACTGCGCGTTGCTGCTCGCCGCGCTCGGGCTCGAACCCGCCGACGGCATCGCATCCGCGCCGGGTTCGTGAAGGCGAGGCCTCGATCCTGCGGGGTGAGCAACCTGAGATGGATCTTGGGTTCTTATCATCCGGCGGGGATCGCCGACCGGCTGGCCGGCTTCCTCACCAACACGCCGGCCCGCAGCCCGATCGAAGCCGCGTTCGCGGTGACCGACTTGCGCGACGGGCACCAGGCGAGGATCGGCTCGCTCCGGCTCACCAGCCGGGCCGTGTCGCACGGCATGCCGGCCGGTTCCTCACCCCGGAGCAAGCGGTGACCCGCGCTTCGGCCCGGTTCGGCGGGCCCGTCGAACACGCCGCCCCCGGGGCGACTTTCTCGGTCGGCGGAGCCACGACCGCGTCGGTGCGCTCGACGAGCTGATCGCGCCCGCAGTAGCGCTCAGTGAGCCATACCGTTCCTCGGTGCGGTTGTGCGTCGTTGCGGAGCATGCCGCAACAGCCGAGGCGGACGTAGTTGGATACCCACTCACCGGTCTTGTCCGCGGCAAAGAGTTTGCGCTACCGTGACCTGGGAGCGCTCCCAGTCGCTGGCTCAGCGCCCTCGCCGCTCGGTACGCACCCTGCTCGCAAGGAGGCGATGCATGGCTCTCCGTGCGCAAAGCCTTGTGGGCCGGCACTTCGGGACGCGCCGACGGCCGCCAGGGCATGAGGCCGCCTACCTCTGTCAGCGACAACAAAGCGAATTCCTTGAGAGAGGAACACCATGCGAGATACCCCGGGAAGGAAGCGCACGGTCGCCCGCTCGGGCCTCCGCGCGGTGTGCACAGTGGTGCTGCTGGGCCTGGGTGCCGTGCTTCCGTCACCGGTCGCGTCGGCCGCCACCGTGGACACCCACGGCTCGTACGTGTTGGTCAACCGCAACAGCGGCAAGGCGCTGGAAGTGTCCGGAGGCGCCACCTACGAGGGTGCCAGGATCACCCAGCGCACCCGCGACGACCGCGTCTCGCAGCAGTGGCAGTTCGTCGACTCCGGCGGCGGCAATTACCGCATCAAGTCCAAGCACAGCGCCAAGGTCCTGAGCTTTCCCTCCACCGCCGACCGGGCCGGCCTGGTGCAGAGCGCCGACGCCGACCGAGCGGGCCAGCAGTTCCGGCTGGCCGGCTCCGCCGGCGGCGACGTACGCCTGCTCAACCGGGCCAGTGGCAAGGCCGTGGACGTGCTGAACTCCTCCACCGCCGACGGTGCGCGGGTCGTCCAGCTGCCCGACGCCGACGGCGCCAATCAGCGGTGGCAGCTGGTCAGGATCGGCGACGACACGACGCCACCGACCCCGCCGGCCAACCCCCGCACCTCGAACCTGACGTGCACCGGGGTGACGTTGTCGTGGTCGGCGTCGTCCGATGACGTCGCGGTGGCGTTCTACGACGTCTACCACGACGGACAGCTGATAACGTCGGTGCCGGGTACGGCCCTGTCCGCCGACCTGACCGTCGTGCCGGGGGCCACCTGGGGCCTGTACGTCAACGCCCGCGACGCCGCGGGCAACGTCTCCCAGGCCAGCTCCACGGTCCCCGTCACCGTGCCGCAGTGCCAGGCCGACACCGAGCCGCCCACCACCCCCGCCGGCGTGACGGCGGCGACGTCGGGGACCACGGTCACCGTGCGCTGGACGGCGGCCACCGACAACGTCGGCGTCACCGGCTACGAGGTGCTCCGCGACGGCACCGTGGCCGGCTCGGCCGGCGGCGCGGCCACGACCTCGTTCACCGACAGCGGCCTGGCCGCGAACACCCGCTACCAGTACCAGGTGCGGGCGCGCGACGCCCAGGGCAACCGGTCGGCCCCGAGCCCGGCGGTCGCGGTCACCACGGGCTCCTCCTGCGCCACGGCGCTGTGCTCGGTCACCAGGGTCACCACCGAGACCGACCTGCCGTGGGGGCTGACCACCCTGCCCGACGGACAGGTGCTCTACAGCCGCCGCGACACCTTCGAAATCGTCCGCCTCGACCCCGCCACCGGCACGAAGACCGTGGCCGGACGGATGCCGGACGTCTCGGGAACCGACGGGGAGGGCGGGGTCCTGGGCCTCGCCGTGGCCACCGATTTCGCGAGCGACCCGTGGCTGTACGTCATGCACACCAGCTCGACCGACAACCGGGTGGTGCGCGTCCGCTACACCGGTGGCGTCCTCACCGGCACCCCGCAGGTGCTGCTCACCGGCATCCCGCGCAACAAGTACCACAACGGCGGCCGGCTGCGCTTCGGGCCCGACGGCAAGCTCTACATCTCGACCGGCGACGGCCAGAACGGCGACTGGGCCCAGGACCTCACCAGCCTCGCCGGCAAGGTCCTGCGCATCAACCGCGACGGCAGCATTCCCTCGGACAACCCCTTCGGCACCCCGGTGTGGAGCTACGGCCACCGCAACCCGCAAGGCCTGGCCTTCGACTCCCAGGGCCGGCTCTGGGAACAGGAGTTCGGGAACTCCATAATGGACGAAACCAACCTGATCGTCCGCGGCGGCAACTACGGCTGGCCCCGCTGCGAGGGCACCTCGGGCAGCTGCGGCGAACCCGGCTTCGTCGCGCCCAAGCACACCTATCCCGTCGCCGAGGGTTCGTGCAGCGGCATCGCCGTGGTCCGCACCGGCCTCTACATCGCCTGCGAGCGCGGAACGCGGCTGTACCGGGCCGAAATCTCCGGTGACAGCCTGACCGACGTCCAGCAGTACCTCAACGGCACGTACGGGCGGCTGCGCACCGTGGAACCGTCCGCCGACGGCGGCCTGTGGCTGACCACCAGCAACTACGGCGACAAGGACAGCATCCCGGACAACAGCAACGAAAGCATCCTCAAGGTCGAGCTCGGACGGTGAACCCCGGCCGCTCACGAAAGGAGAGCCGTCATGGCTCACCGCAGGACACTTGACTGTCGCAAGTGGACGGTACCGGCGGCGGCGATCGTCCTCGCGGGCGTGGTGGCGCCCGCGACGTCCGGCGCCACCACGTCCGCACCGTGCACACCGGGAGCGACCTACGGTTCGCCGTTGCCGAGCCAGGCGGTGGCGTCCCAGCTCATCCGGGGAGGGTTCACCTTCCTCGAAGGGCCCACCTGGGACCAGCGGACGGGCACCCTGCTGCTGTCGAACATGCAGAACCCCACCGGTCCCCAAGGCGTGCAGCCCTCGGCTGTGCTCCGATACACGCCGCCCGCGACCTTCGAGACGTTCATCGCCGACTCCGGCAGCAACGGCCTGGCGATCACCGCCGACGGCACGCGGGTGCTCGCCGCCACCCACGACAACCGCACCGTGTCCGCCTACAGCCTGACCGACCGCAGCCGGACGACGGTCGCGGCGAACTACCTCGGCCGAGCGTTCAACTCACCGAACGACCTGACCATCGGCCGCGACGGCACCACCTACTTCAGTGATCCCAACTACCAGCGCGGCAACCGCGCCGACGAGCAAGGCGGCCGGACCAGTGTCTTCCGCGTCCACGACGGTGTGGTCAGCCTCGTCGACGACACGCTGCCGCAGCCGAACGGCGTCGTCCTGTCCCCCGACGGCAGGACGCTCTACGTGGGGGCCACCGGCGCCAACGCGATCATGAGGTACACCGTCTTCCCCGACGGCACCACCGGCAACCGCGCGACGTTCGCGAGCATGAGGACACCCGACGGCGCGACCATCGACTGCGCGGGCAACCTGTACTGGGCCTCCTACGACGAAGGGCTCGTCCACGTCTTCTCCCCGTCAGGTGCCCAGCTCGGCACCATCTCCGCCGGTCGCAACACCACCAACGCGGCGTTCGGCGGACCGGACGGGCGGACCCTGTACCTCACCTCCGGTGTTTCCGGTGGCGGGTTCGGCCTGTACCAGACGCACCTCAACGTGCCCGGCAACCCCTACTGAGTGCCGTTTTCTCCGGCGAGTGCCTGATACACCGGCCGGAGCAGCTCGGTGACGTCTTCGCCGCCCGCCGTGATCGCGAACGGCGGAGCCTGGTCCACCAGCGCGTCGGACGACGTTCGCGGGCCGTGCAATGGCGCCGCGCCGCCCAGGCCCGGGGCCTGACCGCAGTCGAAGAAGGTGTCCATGACTTCGGTCAGGGCCGGGGACCTGTCGTCAGGATCGAGCGGCTCGGCCGAGATGAGCCGGTTCTTCAGCTCCTCCAGCAGCGCTTCGCGGTCCCGGCCGCGCAGAGCGAGAATCGTGAACGGATCGTCGCCGACCCGCGCCACCAGCGCGGAGAACACGGCGTTCAGGTGGCCGCACGGCACCTCGGCGTCCGGGCAGGTGCAGTCCAGTGACACCTCCCGCGCCGACGACGGGAACAACGGCAGCCGGACCGCTTTGAAGGTCTCTTCGACGTCACGGGGCAGCTCGCCGCTGAGCAGCAGGACCGTGGACGACGCTTTGGCGGCGAGGGCGTGGGTGATCGCCGCCCAGTCCGCTTTCCCGAACGCCGTCAGTCCGATTCGGACCTGGTAAGGCCGGTCGTCCCGCACCTCGGCGTCGACGCGCCCGGCGCCGACCTCCATCGACACGACGCGCCCCTGGCCGCGAGCGGGCAGGAGGACGCCGATCGCCGTCAACGCCCGGATGAACCGCTTCGGCCACCACGGGAGCGGCTCAGTCATCGATCGCCTCCTCCCCCAGGGTGAGCACCCCGCGCAGCGCGTCCGTGGACAGTTCGGTGAGCCAGCCTTCGCCCTCGCCGACGACCATTCCCGCGAGCGCGCGCTTCTTGGCGATCAGGGTGTCGATGCGTTCCTCGATGGTGCCCGGGCAGACGAACTTCCGGACCTGGACGGTGCGTCCCTGCCCGATCCGGAACGCCCGGTCGGTGGCCTGGTTCTCCACGGCCGGGTTCCACCAGCGGTCCAGGTGCAGGACCTGGCTGGCGGCGGTCAGCGTGAGCCCGGAGCCGCCTGCCTTGAGCGAGAGCAGGAGGATCCGCGGCCCGTCGCCGGACTGGAAGCGTTCCACGATCGCGTCTCGTGCCCCTTTTGCCAGGCCGCCGTGCAAAAACGCGACTTCGGTGCCGAGCCGGTCCGACAGATGAGGCACGAGCATGTGGCCGAATTCGGTGTACTGCGTGAAGCACAGCACCCGATCGCCCGACGCCAGGATTTCCGCCAGGATCTCTTCGAGGCGGACGACTTTGCCGGAGCGGTGCCCGATCGGGGAACCGTCGTGCAGCAGGTGCGCGGGGTGGTTGCAGACCTGCTTGAGTTTCGTGATCGCGGCGAGGATGTTGCCGCGGCGCTTGATGCCGTGGCTGTTCTCGATCTTCTTCATCATCTCGTCGACGATCGCGCTGTACAGCGTGCCCTGCTCGCGGGTGAGCCGGTATTCCTGCCGGATTTCGAGCTTTTCCGGCAGCTCGGGGACGATCGCGGGGTCCGTCTTCACCCGGCGCAGCAGGTACGGCTGCGTGAGCCGGCGCAGAACGGCGGCCGTGGCGGTGTCGCCCCGGCGCTCGATCGGGACCGCGAACCGTTGCCGGAACTCGAACCTGCTGCCGAGCAGCCCGGGGTTGAGCAGGTCCAGCACCGACCACAGGTCGGCCAGCCGGTTTTCCACCGGGGTGCCGGTCAGCGCGAGCCGGTGCCCGGCCGTGAACCGGCGCACCGCCTTGGCCGTCGCGGTGTCGGCGTTCTTGATGGCGTGCGCTTCGTCGAGCACCAGGCGTCGCCAGTCGAACCGCTCGAGTTCGCCGGCGTCCCGGGCGGCGGTGGGGTAGGTCGTGACGACGAGGTCGGCCGCGGCGACCTGCTCGGCGAGCGCGTCCCCCCGCGCGCGGGCGCTGCCGTGGTGGGCGAGGACACGCAGGCCGGGAGCGAAGTTCGCCGCCTCCCGCTGCCACATGCCGACCAGCGACATCGGGCACAGCACCAACGTCGGCCGGCGATCGTCGTGCGCCCGTTCGACGGCCTCGAGCGCCAGCGTCTGGACCGTTTTGCCGAGGCCCATGTCGTCGGCCAGGCACGCACCGAGCCCCAGCGCCGACATGAACGCCAGCCAGGCGACCCCCCGCTGTTGGTAGGGGCGCAGCGTGGCCCGGAACGACGGCGGCAGCTCGACCGGCCGCAGGGTGTGGCCGACCCGCTCGGCCAGGACGTCCCCGACCCAGCCGTCGGCGCTGACGTCGGTGACCGGGAGCGGTGTCTCGCGCGTGAGGTGGACCAGCTCCAGCAGCTCGGCCGCGGTGGGGCGGTCGGGGCGCCGGTTCGGGTCGCGGCGCAGGAACTCGAGGCCGGCGCGGAGCCGGTCGGCATCGACGCTGATCCACCTCCCCCTCAGCCGCACCAGCGGTGTCTTCGCCGCGACGAGCCTGGCCAGTTCCTCCTCGCCGAGCTCGTCGTCGCCCACCGCGAGCGCCCAGCGGAACCCGCCCAGCTCGTCGCGGCCGACCCGGCTGCGAGCGACGACCTGTTCGGCGGGCGTGCTGCGGACGGACAGCCGGAGCCCGAGCCGGCGCCTGCCGTCCCAGGTGGCCGGAAGCTGCACTTCGAAGCCGGCCTCGATCAGCCGGGTCGCGCCCGAGGTGAGGAACTGTTCGGCTTCCTCGACAGTCAGGTCGTACTCGGACGGCTGGGTCCTGCGCAACGCCGGCGCCAGCACCGGTTCCACCAGCGCGGCCCGGCCCAGTTCGGCGACGAACAGCCCTCTCGGGTCCCTGACCAGCCCGTTCGCCCCGCCTGACCAGATCTGCCCGGCCGGCAGCAGCAAGCTCGGATCGGCCGTCGCACGCAGCAGGAACTGCAGCTGCCACTTGGTGCCGTCGCCGGTCTGGTCGTCGGGATCGTCCGCGTCCGGCTGACGCAGCGTGCCGGCTTCGGCCAGCCGGAAACACGCCCGGCCGTCGACGACGTCGGTGTCGGCGACCTCGTCCCACTTCGCGACGGCGTCGGCCAGGACACCGAGCTCTCCCAGCGGCAGCTCGACGCGGGGAGCGCCGCCCTGCAAAGCGGACAGCCACACCCCGGCCGCACCCCGGCCCCCGCGCAGGTCGACGGGCGGATCCGCCCGCGCCAGCCGGTCCCGGACCGCCGCGTCGACCAGGGTGTGCAGGGCATCGGTGACGAGCGCGCGCGGCGAGGCCCCGGTGAGCGGCGCGATCTGCTCGGCCCGCCCGACCGGCGGCATGGCCGCGACCAGCGCGTCGAACGCGACGAAATCCACGCCCTGGAGCACCGGGCGCCACCGGGCCTCCGCCACGTCGCCCTGGCGGACCAGCGTCGGCAGCACTCGCCCGCGCCGCACCAGATCCGCGGCCAGGCGGGCCACCGCCCGCAGGTAGGTGACCGAAGCGCCGTACGTG
This window of the Amycolatopsis balhimycina FH 1894 genome carries:
- a CDS encoding SMP-30/gluconolactonase/LRE family protein translates to MAHRRTLDCRKWTVPAAAIVLAGVVAPATSGATTSAPCTPGATYGSPLPSQAVASQLIRGGFTFLEGPTWDQRTGTLLLSNMQNPTGPQGVQPSAVLRYTPPATFETFIADSGSNGLAITADGTRVLAATHDNRTVSAYSLTDRSRTTVAANYLGRAFNSPNDLTIGRDGTTYFSDPNYQRGNRADEQGGRTSVFRVHDGVVSLVDDTLPQPNGVVLSPDGRTLYVGATGANAIMRYTVFPDGTTGNRATFASMRTPDGATIDCAGNLYWASYDEGLVHVFSPSGAQLGTISAGRNTTNAAFGGPDGRTLYLTSGVSGGGFGLYQTHLNVPGNPY
- a CDS encoding fatty acid desaturase family protein codes for the protein MTTTTTELDPEEIAQIGKELDTLRRRVVEDLGAADAGYIRGVVAAQRLCEVSGRALLFAGWFPPAWFGGVAALAVSKILDNMEIGHNVMHGQYDWMKDPALNSRTFEWDMVCPGEQWRRSHNFMHHTYTNILGKDRDVGYGILRISEDQEWHPYYLGNPIYAAAQALFFEYGIMLHDLEVDRILQGRRSWADVRPLVAPMLRKTARQAGKDYVVFPLLTGPLAPLTLTANIGANLIRNLWAFAIIFCGHFPDGTEVFTEEESEDETRGKWYLRQMLGSANITGSPLFHLLSGNLSHQIEHHLFPDLPSRRYPQIAAEVREICERHNLPYNTGSLSRQLGSVVRRIFRLAVPWAA
- a CDS encoding PQQ-dependent sugar dehydrogenase, translating into MCTVVLLGLGAVLPSPVASAATVDTHGSYVLVNRNSGKALEVSGGATYEGARITQRTRDDRVSQQWQFVDSGGGNYRIKSKHSAKVLSFPSTADRAGLVQSADADRAGQQFRLAGSAGGDVRLLNRASGKAVDVLNSSTADGARVVQLPDADGANQRWQLVRIGDDTTPPTPPANPRTSNLTCTGVTLSWSASSDDVAVAFYDVYHDGQLITSVPGTALSADLTVVPGATWGLYVNARDAAGNVSQASSTVPVTVPQCQADTEPPTTPAGVTAATSGTTVTVRWTAATDNVGVTGYEVLRDGTVAGSAGGAATTSFTDSGLAANTRYQYQVRARDAQGNRSAPSPAVAVTTGSSCATALCSVTRVTTETDLPWGLTTLPDGQVLYSRRDTFEIVRLDPATGTKTVAGRMPDVSGTDGEGGVLGLAVATDFASDPWLYVMHTSSTDNRVVRVRYTGGVLTGTPQVLLTGIPRNKYHNGGRLRFGPDGKLYISTGDGQNGDWAQDLTSLAGKVLRINRDGSIPSDNPFGTPVWSYGHRNPQGLAFDSQGRLWEQEFGNSIMDETNLIVRGGNYGWPRCEGTSGSCGEPGFVAPKHTYPVAEGSCSGIAVVRTGLYIACERGTRLYRAEISGDSLTDVQQYLNGTYGRLRTVEPSADGGLWLTTSNYGDKDSIPDNSNESILKVELGR
- a CDS encoding DEAD/DEAH box helicase, giving the protein MPLVHALWSPGRGLLLWAEHDRGPAGTSSRSAQIALPHPFAVSSANLTALHPGKPTSVTLLLPSRVNRPLASSEPGGKRRGPAPTLRPWSVPALVVDATELDDLDDSATYGASVTYLRAVARLAADLVRRGRVLPTLVRQGDVAEARWRPVLQGVDFVAFDALVAAMPPVGRAEQIAPLTGASPRALVTDALHTLVDAAVRDRLARADPPVDLRGGRGAAGVWLSALQGGAPRVELPLGELGVLADAVAKWDEVADTDVVDGRACFRLAEAGTLRQPDADDPDDQTGDGTKWQLQFLLRATADPSLLLPAGQIWSGGANGLVRDPRGLFVAELGRAALVEPVLAPALRRTQPSEYDLTVEEAEQFLTSGATRLIEAGFEVQLPATWDGRRRLGLRLSVRSTPAEQVVARSRVGRDELGGFRWALAVGDDELGEEELARLVAAKTPLVRLRGRWISVDADRLRAGLEFLRRDPNRRPDRPTAAELLELVHLTRETPLPVTDVSADGWVGDVLAERVGHTLRPVELPPSFRATLRPYQQRGVAWLAFMSALGLGACLADDMGLGKTVQTLALEAVERAHDDRRPTLVLCPMSLVGMWQREAANFAPGLRVLAHHGSARARGDALAEQVAAADLVVTTYPTAARDAGELERFDWRRLVLDEAHAIKNADTATAKAVRRFTAGHRLALTGTPVENRLADLWSVLDLLNPGLLGSRFEFRQRFAVPIERRGDTATAAVLRRLTQPYLLRRVKTDPAIVPELPEKLEIRQEYRLTREQGTLYSAIVDEMMKKIENSHGIKRRGNILAAITKLKQVCNHPAHLLHDGSPIGHRSGKVVRLEEILAEILASGDRVLCFTQYTEFGHMLVPHLSDRLGTEVAFLHGGLAKGARDAIVERFQSGDGPRILLLSLKAGGSGLTLTAASQVLHLDRWWNPAVENQATDRAFRIGQGRTVQVRKFVCPGTIEERIDTLIAKKRALAGMVVGEGEGWLTELSTDALRGVLTLGEEAIDD